In a single window of the Arachis hypogaea cultivar Tifrunner chromosome 6, arahy.Tifrunner.gnm2.J5K5, whole genome shotgun sequence genome:
- the LOC112697930 gene encoding LOW QUALITY PROTEIN: probable 1-acyl-sn-glycerol-3-phosphate acyltransferase 4 (The sequence of the model RefSeq protein was modified relative to this genomic sequence to represent the inferred CDS: inserted 1 base in 1 codon), translating into MDVCSPLKSDTKLKHQPLTPLRLLRGLLCLVVFLSTAFMFLVYFAPVAVVALRPFSTHFSRKTVSFIFSLWLALWPFLFEKXNKTKVVFSGDSVPSKERVLLIANHRTEVDWMYLWNLALRKGRLGCIKYILKSSLMKLPIFGWGFHILEFIAVERKWEIDEKILHHKLSTLKDRQDPLWLALFPEGTDYTEQKSQNSQKYASEVGLPVLKNVLLPKTKGFHACLEALRGSLDAVYDVTIAYKNQCPTFLDNVFGVDPSEVHLHVLRIPVDGIPACETEAASWLMNAFQKKDQLLSDFKVQGHFPNQINEKQLSTSKCIVTYTLVVAFTALFTYFTFFSHILFKLYVGLSCAYLAISTRYDFQLMPFTFYVNALFNSKKQKSG; encoded by the exons ATGGATGTTTGCAGCCCTCTTAAATCCGACACTAAACTAAAGCACCAACCTCTGACCCCTCTTAGGTTGTTAAGGGGTCTGTTATGTTTAGTGGTGTTTCTTTCCACAGCTTTTATGTTCTTAGTCTATTTTGCACCAGTGGCAGTTGTAGCGTTGAGGCCTTTCAGCACACATTTTAGTAGGAAAACAGTGTCATTCATCTTTTCGCTTTGGTTAGCTCTGTGGCCCTTCCTATTTGAAA ATAACAAAACTAAAGTCGTCTTTTCCGGTGATAGTGTTCCGTCAAAGGAACGTGTTTTACTGATTGCTAATCACAGAACTGAGGTTGATTGGATGTACTTGTGGAATCTTGCACTTCGTAAGGGAAGACTCGGATGCATAAAATACATCCTTAAAAGCAGCTTGATGAAATTGCCTATCTTTGGTTGGGGATTTCACATTCTGGAGTTCATTGCAGTGGAGAGGAAGTGGGAGATAGATGAGAAAATACTGCACCACAAGCTTTCGACACTAAAGGATCGTCAAGATCCTTTATGGCTAGCTCTTTTTCCAGAAGGAACCGATTATAC TGAACAGAAGAGTCAAAATAGTCAAAAATATGCTTCTGAAGTTGGGCTACCTGTGCTGAAAAATGTGTTGCTGCCAAAAACAAAAGGGTTTCATGCTTGCTTGGAAGCTCTACGAGGCTCATTGGACGCAG TGTATGATGTGACCATTGCGTATAAAAATCAATGTCCAACTTTTCTGGACAATGTCTTCGGTGTGGATCCGTCTGAAGTCCACCTACATGTTTTGCGGATTCCAGTGGATGGGATTCCAGCTTGTGAAACTGAAGCTGCTTCATGGCTAATGAACGCATTCCAGAAGAAGGATCAATTGCTCTCTGATTTCAAGGTTCAGGGTCACTTCCCTAACCAAATAAATGAAAAGCAACTTTCAACATCCAAGTGCATCGTTACTTATACTTTGGTGGTTGCTTTCACTGCCCTGTTCACATATTTCACCTTTTTCTCTCACATTTTGTTCAAGTTATACGTAGGTCTATCATGTGCATATCTGGCTATTTCAACGCGCTATGATTTTCAATTGATGCCTTTTACATTCTATGTTAATGCACTCTTTAACAGCAAGAAGCAAAAGAGTGGATAA